A genomic window from Agrobacterium larrymoorei includes:
- the pgi gene encoding glucose-6-phosphate isomerase produces the protein MQAIVETLKSTAASTNATDIRAAFAADGERFERFSARFDDLLMDYSKCAVNDDILALLEKLAAEGGVAQKREEMFSGKEINFTEGRAVLHTALRNRSNKPVLVDGKDVMPDVNGVLSAMGTFADAIRSGSLKGATGKKITDVINIGIGGSDLGPVMATLALAPFHDGPRSHFVSNIDGAHIADTLKLIDPETSLFIVASKTFTTIETMTNAATARKFIADALGEEAVKHHFCAVSTALDKVAAFGIDSDRIFGFWDWVGGRYSIWSAIGLPLMIAIGPEKFGEFLDGAHAMDKHFREAPFRQNLPMLLGLIGFYHRNVLNYPTRAILPYDQRLSRFPAYLQQLDMESNGKGVTIDGTPVDGQSGPVVWGEPGTNGQHAFYQLIHQGTSIIPAEFMIAANGFEKELRHQHQLLIANCLAQSEALMKGRTLAEAKAQLTSKGMDDKKADFIAPHRVFTGNRPSITFVYDKLTPFALGRLIALYEHRVFVEGVLFRINSFDQWGVELGKELATGLLPVVEGKESAAGHDSSTQGLVKALAGLVSA, from the coding sequence ATGCAGGCCATTGTCGAGACCCTGAAATCCACAGCCGCCAGCACCAACGCCACGGACATTCGAGCCGCCTTTGCTGCGGATGGTGAGCGCTTCGAACGCTTCAGCGCCCGCTTCGACGACCTTTTGATGGATTACTCCAAATGCGCCGTGAATGACGACATTCTGGCACTTTTGGAAAAGCTCGCAGCCGAAGGCGGCGTTGCCCAAAAGCGCGAAGAGATGTTCTCCGGCAAAGAGATCAACTTTACTGAAGGGCGCGCTGTCCTCCACACCGCTCTTCGCAACCGTTCGAACAAGCCCGTTCTTGTGGACGGCAAGGACGTGATGCCGGATGTGAACGGCGTTCTTTCCGCCATGGGCACGTTTGCCGATGCGATCCGCTCCGGCTCGCTCAAAGGCGCAACCGGCAAGAAAATCACCGACGTCATCAATATCGGCATTGGCGGCTCGGATCTCGGCCCGGTTATGGCGACGCTGGCGCTCGCGCCTTTCCATGACGGCCCGCGCTCCCACTTCGTCTCCAACATCGATGGCGCTCACATTGCCGACACGCTGAAGCTGATCGACCCGGAAACGTCGCTCTTCATCGTCGCCTCCAAGACCTTCACCACCATCGAGACGATGACGAACGCGGCGACTGCCCGCAAGTTCATCGCCGATGCGCTGGGTGAAGAGGCCGTCAAGCATCACTTCTGCGCGGTTTCCACCGCGCTCGACAAGGTCGCCGCCTTCGGTATCGACAGCGACCGCATTTTCGGTTTCTGGGACTGGGTTGGCGGACGTTACTCCATCTGGTCCGCCATCGGCCTGCCGCTGATGATCGCTATCGGCCCCGAAAAATTCGGCGAGTTTCTCGACGGCGCGCATGCGATGGACAAGCATTTCCGCGAGGCGCCGTTCCGCCAGAACCTGCCGATGCTGCTCGGCCTCATCGGCTTTTATCATCGCAATGTGTTGAACTATCCGACGCGCGCGATCCTGCCCTATGACCAGCGGCTGTCGCGCTTCCCGGCCTATCTGCAGCAGCTCGACATGGAATCGAATGGCAAGGGTGTGACCATCGATGGCACTCCGGTAGACGGCCAATCCGGCCCGGTGGTCTGGGGCGAGCCCGGCACCAACGGACAGCACGCCTTCTACCAGCTGATCCATCAGGGCACGAGCATCATCCCTGCCGAGTTCATGATCGCCGCCAACGGCTTCGAGAAGGAACTGCGCCACCAGCACCAATTGCTGATCGCCAATTGCCTTGCCCAGTCCGAAGCACTGATGAAAGGCCGTACGCTGGCGGAAGCCAAAGCACAGCTTACCTCCAAGGGCATGGACGACAAGAAGGCTGATTTCATCGCGCCGCACCGCGTCTTCACCGGCAACCGCCCATCGATCACCTTCGTCTACGACAAGCTGACGCCTTTCGCACTCGGCCGCCTGATCGCACTTTACGAACACCGCGTCTTCGTCGAAGGCGTGCTCTTCCGCATCAACTCCTTCGACCAGTGGGGTGTGGAACTCGGCAAGGAACTGGCAACCGGCCTTCTGCCCGTGGTGGAAGGCAAGGAAAGTGCGGCTGGTCACGACAGCTCGACGCAAGGATTGGTCAAGGCGCTGGCAGGGCTGGTGTCGGCTTAA
- a CDS encoding PRC-barrel domain-containing protein yields MLHHEPRAGQDPYVQDTPSFIASDKVEGTNVYGADGKKIGSIERIILEKRGGRVAYAVLSFGGFLGIGDEYYPLPWEKLHYDEELDGYRVDLTKEQIENAPRFAEREDESWYGREDRKVYDYYGVPPYWM; encoded by the coding sequence ATGCTTCACCATGAACCCCGTGCCGGCCAGGACCCCTATGTCCAGGACACCCCAAGCTTCATCGCCAGCGACAAGGTCGAAGGCACGAACGTCTATGGCGCCGACGGTAAGAAGATTGGCTCGATCGAACGGATCATTCTCGAAAAGCGCGGCGGCCGTGTCGCCTACGCCGTCTTGAGCTTCGGCGGCTTCCTCGGCATCGGTGATGAATATTATCCTCTGCCCTGGGAAAAGCTTCATTACGACGAAGAACTTGATGGCTACCGCGTCGATTTGACCAAGGAACAGATTGAAAACGCGCCGCGTTTTGCTGAACGAGAAGACGAGAGCTGGTACGGCCGCGAAGACCGCAAGGTCTACGACTATTACGGCGTTCCTCCATATTGGATGTAA
- a CDS encoding long-chain fatty acid--CoA ligase: MSDTTAIRQEPRAVQRPWLASYPQGIPAELPDLGYTSLAELLERSCKTFADRKAFSSMGKSITYRELEEQTRAIGGWLQSIGLQKGDRVAVMMPNILQNPVATYAILRAGLTVVNVNPLYTPRELEHQLKDSGAKALFVLENFAHVVQQALPKTDVKHVIVATMGDLLGFKGHIVNLVVRKVKKLVPPYALPQAISYKTVLKQARDTTLKPVNLTRSDIAFLQYTGGTTGISKGAVLTHANLLANKAQIALWMEPVFARKNRPEVLNFVCALPLYHIFALTVNSLMGIALGGHNLLIANPRDIPGFVKELSGYKAHVFPGINTLFNALMNNEDFRKIDFSSLVLVLGGGMAVQRPVAERWFSITGTAISEGYGLSETSPVATVNCLDQNGFSGTIGLPVSSTDIDIRDDDGNSLPIGEVGEICIRGPQVMAGYWQRPDETAKVMTPDGFFRSGDMGVMDERGFTKIVDRKKDMILVSGFNVYPNEIEEVAAAHPGVQECAAVGVPDEHSGEAVKLYVVKKDQSLTAAELKAFCAEGLTNYKRPKHIEFIAEMPKTNVGKILRRELRKLAN; encoded by the coding sequence ATGAGCGATACCACTGCGATTCGTCAGGAGCCTCGAGCCGTGCAGCGGCCATGGCTCGCATCTTACCCGCAAGGCATACCGGCGGAATTGCCCGATCTCGGCTACACCTCGCTTGCCGAACTTTTGGAACGAAGCTGCAAGACGTTTGCCGATCGCAAGGCTTTTTCCAGTATGGGAAAATCCATCACCTATCGCGAACTTGAAGAACAGACACGCGCCATTGGTGGCTGGCTGCAGAGCATCGGCCTGCAAAAGGGCGATCGCGTCGCGGTGATGATGCCGAATATTCTGCAGAACCCTGTCGCCACTTACGCGATCCTGCGCGCCGGCCTGACGGTGGTGAATGTCAATCCGCTCTATACCCCGCGTGAGCTCGAACATCAGCTGAAGGATTCCGGTGCGAAAGCGTTATTCGTTCTGGAAAACTTCGCCCATGTCGTGCAACAGGCGCTGCCGAAAACCGATGTGAAACACGTGATCGTCGCGACCATGGGCGACCTGTTGGGCTTCAAGGGTCACATCGTCAACCTCGTGGTGCGCAAGGTCAAGAAGCTCGTTCCTCCTTATGCGCTTCCACAGGCCATCAGCTACAAGACGGTTCTGAAACAGGCGCGCGACACGACGCTGAAACCCGTCAATCTGACCCGCAGCGATATCGCCTTTCTGCAATATACCGGCGGCACGACGGGCATTTCCAAAGGCGCTGTTCTCACGCACGCCAATCTTCTGGCCAACAAGGCGCAGATCGCGCTTTGGATGGAGCCGGTCTTTGCCCGCAAGAACCGCCCCGAGGTGTTGAATTTCGTCTGCGCCCTGCCGCTCTATCATATCTTTGCGCTGACGGTAAATTCGCTGATGGGCATTGCACTTGGTGGTCACAACCTGTTGATTGCCAATCCCCGCGATATTCCCGGCTTCGTCAAGGAATTGTCGGGCTACAAAGCCCATGTCTTCCCGGGCATCAACACGCTGTTCAACGCTTTGATGAACAATGAGGATTTCCGCAAGATCGATTTTTCCTCGCTGGTTCTCGTCCTCGGCGGCGGCATGGCGGTGCAGCGCCCGGTTGCCGAACGCTGGTTCTCGATTACCGGCACCGCGATCAGCGAAGGGTACGGCCTTTCGGAGACCTCGCCGGTCGCCACGGTGAACTGCCTCGATCAAAACGGCTTCAGCGGCACCATTGGTCTTCCCGTTTCATCCACCGACATCGACATTCGCGACGATGACGGCAACAGCCTGCCGATTGGAGAAGTGGGCGAAATCTGCATCCGCGGTCCGCAGGTGATGGCGGGCTACTGGCAGCGTCCGGACGAGACCGCCAAGGTGATGACACCTGATGGCTTCTTCCGCTCCGGCGACATGGGTGTGATGGACGAACGCGGCTTCACCAAGATCGTCGACCGCAAGAAGGACATGATCCTCGTCTCCGGCTTCAATGTCTATCCGAATGAAATCGAAGAAGTGGCGGCGGCCCATCCGGGTGTACAGGAATGCGCCGCTGTCGGCGTGCCGGACGAACATTCCGGCGAAGCCGTGAAGCTCTATGTGGTCAAGAAAGACCAGTCTTTGACCGCGGCGGAATTGAAAGCCTTCTGCGCCGAGGGGCTGACCAACTATAAGCGGCCGAAGCATATCGAGTTCATCGCCGAAATGCCGAAGACCAATGTCGGCAAGATCCTGCGCCGCGAACTGAGAAAGCTGGCTAACTGA
- a CDS encoding ABC transporter ATP-binding protein has product MTEVAALQLGGIGKVFAGVPVLKDIDLSVSKGEIICLVGRSGCGKSTLLRIIAGVEMPDAGTVRMNGTEIAGPSLFVEPEKRRIGFVFQDYALFPHLTVEQNVAFGLKGMPRKDARARTTEMLEHVRLSDLATRYPHTLSGGEQQRVALARALAPKPEILLMDEPFSNLDRGLRDSVREETIGLLRALQTTAIMVTHDPEEALSAGDRVVLMQSGHIVQSGTGYDLHDRPVSRYAADFFCAFNKVEGMVRNGHVETPIGRFSYGSDLQEGAPALVYIRPGEIQVHGAGVASHTNLFQGQVSGRMFMGEIEQLSISVPGLHRDLRVRSMKRTPIDVKDVHLAVDPKHVLIFTQD; this is encoded by the coding sequence ATGACAGAGGTTGCAGCGCTACAACTGGGCGGCATAGGCAAGGTCTTTGCCGGCGTGCCGGTTTTGAAAGATATCGATCTTTCGGTGTCGAAGGGTGAGATTATCTGCCTTGTCGGGCGCTCCGGCTGCGGCAAGTCCACGCTGCTGCGCATCATTGCCGGTGTCGAGATGCCGGACGCGGGCACTGTGCGCATGAATGGCACCGAGATTGCCGGCCCTTCTCTTTTCGTCGAACCGGAAAAGCGCCGCATCGGCTTTGTGTTTCAGGATTATGCGCTGTTTCCCCATCTGACCGTCGAACAGAATGTAGCCTTCGGGTTGAAGGGAATGCCGCGGAAAGACGCGCGTGCTCGCACCACCGAGATGCTGGAGCATGTCCGACTGTCGGATCTTGCCACCCGCTATCCGCACACGCTATCCGGCGGCGAGCAGCAGCGTGTCGCGCTTGCCCGCGCCTTGGCCCCGAAGCCTGAAATTCTGCTGATGGATGAGCCCTTCTCGAATCTTGATCGCGGCCTGCGCGACAGCGTGCGGGAAGAAACGATTGGCCTGTTGCGCGCTCTTCAGACGACCGCGATCATGGTGACGCACGATCCGGAAGAGGCACTTTCTGCTGGCGACCGCGTCGTTCTCATGCAGTCCGGCCACATCGTCCAGTCGGGGACGGGCTATGATCTGCATGACCGTCCCGTCAGCCGCTATGCCGCGGATTTCTTCTGTGCCTTCAACAAGGTGGAAGGGATGGTGAGGAACGGACACGTGGAAACGCCGATTGGCCGGTTCTCCTACGGCAGCGACTTGCAGGAAGGTGCGCCGGCTCTCGTCTATATCCGTCCGGGCGAAATTCAGGTGCATGGCGCCGGTGTCGCGTCTCACACCAACCTCTTCCAAGGCCAGGTATCCGGTCGAATGTTCATGGGCGAGATCGAACAACTATCGATCAGCGTTCCTGGCTTGCACCGGGATTTGCGCGTACGCAGCATGAAACGCACGCCGATCGACGTCAAAGACGTTCATCTTGCGGTCGACCCCAAGCATGTGCTGATCTTTACCCAAGATTGA
- a CDS encoding ABC transporter permease translates to MVSDTASHTPMKARPRFHANVWWLVASAVIAGLALLPVAALVTEAVQGSAGLWAHLRDTVLATALPDTLILLLGVGILAGVLGTASAWLVAAHDFPGRGILEWALLLPLAMPTYIMAYAYLDILHPLGPVQGAVRWLLGYSSPREFRLPDIRNMTGCILLLGFVLYPYVYIPVRAMFLTQAGNLLEAARLLGTSRRSLFLRVAVPLSRPAIAVGISLTLMEALNDIGASEFLGVRTLTVSIYTTWVTKSDLPGAAQIALCMLVLVVALVALERWARRRQRYSLSAQKSRTLEPLRIKGAWGWLAFALGSLPILIGFAGPALYLITQAWKRYQFSGVSTRFLSEAVNTIVFAGLATLVTLLLGLVVAYALRIVPGRASLWCFRLATVGYAAPGTVIAIGVLIALGGFDRFLDQTMQSWFGISTGLLFIGSGAALIFAYTTRFLTIAAGGVDAGLSRIPLSFDHASRTLGRAPGATFRHVHLPLSKAAMAAAGLLVFVDCVKELPATLLLRPMNFETFSTQLYGEAARGTYEEASIAALAIVVIGILPVILLARVGKPKTASHAI, encoded by the coding sequence ATGGTTTCAGACACCGCCAGTCACACACCGATGAAGGCCAGACCGCGATTCCATGCGAATGTCTGGTGGCTGGTGGCATCGGCGGTGATTGCAGGTCTCGCCCTTCTGCCTGTCGCGGCCTTGGTGACGGAAGCCGTACAGGGCTCGGCGGGGCTGTGGGCGCATCTTCGCGACACGGTGCTGGCAACGGCTCTGCCGGACACGCTGATTTTGCTTCTCGGCGTCGGGATCCTCGCCGGTGTGCTGGGGACCGCGTCAGCCTGGCTCGTGGCAGCGCATGATTTTCCAGGGCGCGGCATTCTCGAATGGGCGCTGCTCCTGCCGCTCGCCATGCCCACCTACATCATGGCTTACGCCTATCTCGATATTCTCCACCCGCTCGGTCCCGTCCAAGGGGCCGTGCGCTGGCTGCTTGGCTATTCCAGCCCGCGCGAGTTTCGCCTGCCCGATATCCGCAACATGACCGGGTGCATTCTGCTGCTCGGCTTCGTGCTCTATCCTTATGTTTATATCCCCGTGCGGGCCATGTTCCTGACCCAGGCTGGCAATCTGCTCGAGGCGGCGCGGCTTCTCGGCACCTCTCGCAGATCGCTCTTTCTGCGGGTTGCCGTACCCTTGTCACGCCCGGCAATCGCCGTCGGCATCAGCCTGACATTGATGGAAGCGCTGAACGATATCGGCGCCTCGGAATTTCTTGGCGTTCGCACCCTGACGGTGTCGATCTACACCACTTGGGTGACGAAGTCGGATCTGCCAGGAGCGGCGCAGATTGCGCTGTGCATGCTGGTGCTGGTCGTTGCCCTCGTGGCGCTGGAGCGCTGGGCGCGGCGCAGGCAGCGCTACTCGCTCTCCGCGCAGAAAAGCCGAACGCTCGAACCACTCCGGATAAAGGGCGCCTGGGGTTGGCTTGCTTTTGCGCTCGGCAGCCTGCCGATCCTGATCGGCTTCGCTGGCCCCGCACTCTATCTGATCACGCAAGCCTGGAAGCGCTATCAGTTCAGCGGTGTTTCCACGCGCTTCCTTTCTGAAGCCGTAAACACGATCGTCTTTGCCGGGCTTGCCACCCTTGTCACCTTGCTTCTTGGGCTTGTCGTTGCTTATGCCCTGCGCATCGTGCCGGGCAGGGCGTCCTTGTGGTGCTTCCGGCTGGCGACGGTGGGCTATGCTGCGCCCGGGACTGTGATCGCCATCGGCGTGCTGATCGCCCTTGGCGGCTTCGACAGATTCCTCGATCAAACCATGCAAAGCTGGTTTGGTATTTCCACCGGGCTTCTATTTATCGGCAGCGGCGCGGCACTGATTTTTGCCTACACAACGCGCTTCCTGACAATTGCGGCGGGGGGCGTCGATGCCGGCTTGAGCCGCATTCCTCTTTCCTTCGACCACGCGTCGCGCACCCTGGGGCGTGCGCCCGGTGCAACCTTCCGCCACGTGCACTTGCCCCTGTCAAAAGCTGCCATGGCGGCCGCCGGTTTGCTGGTCTTTGTCGATTGCGTCAAGGAACTGCCGGCGACGCTGCTGCTACGGCCAATGAATTTCGAGACCTTCTCTACGCAGCTTTATGGCGAAGCGGCGAGGGGTACTTATGAAGAAGCCTCGATTGCGGCGCTCGCCATTGTGGTGATCGGCATTCTGCCCGTCATCCTTTTGGCGCGTGTCGGCAAGCCGAAGACGGCGTCACACGCGATCTGA
- a CDS encoding DUF982 domain-containing protein produces the protein MKQTVWTEPVEVSFDKNSQNVISGPFDALTLLTENWPHARGLMFVRARSACRAALDGRKTPEEARRCFEDAISEAKTGRPH, from the coding sequence ATGAAGCAGACTGTATGGACAGAACCTGTCGAAGTGAGCTTCGACAAGAATAGCCAGAACGTGATTTCTGGCCCATTCGATGCGCTGACGCTACTGACCGAAAATTGGCCGCACGCGCGGGGACTGATGTTCGTGCGCGCTAGAAGCGCTTGCCGCGCCGCGCTCGATGGACGTAAAACGCCCGAAGAGGCGCGTCGTTGCTTTGAAGATGCAATCTCGGAGGCAAAGACAGGAAGGCCGCACTGA
- a CDS encoding Fe(3+) ABC transporter substrate-binding protein, which yields MGFFNTKNIALLAGVAGAVFAGAANAAEINIYTTREPALVQPLLDAFSKESGVKVNTVFMKDGLAERVLSEGASSPADILMTVDAGNLVDLVEKGVTQPVESKVLTESIPAELRDAKGNWFALSMRARVLYAAKDLDVTAFNYEDLADPKWKGKVCIRSGQHPYNTALFADYIAHYGPEKTEAWLKGVKDNLARKAGGGDRDVAKDILGGICDIGLANSYYVGLMRTGKGGEEQVKWGEAIKVVLPTFKDGGTQVNISGAAVAKNAPNKAEAVKLLEYLVSDEAQKIYAEANFEYPVKPGAALNDVVASFGTLKIDPKPLTEIVSYRKQASELADKVGFDN from the coding sequence ATGGGTTTTTTCAATACCAAAAATATTGCACTTCTGGCTGGCGTCGCCGGAGCGGTTTTTGCAGGCGCGGCCAATGCTGCGGAAATCAACATCTACACCACCCGTGAGCCGGCGCTCGTTCAGCCATTGCTGGATGCTTTCAGCAAGGAAAGCGGCGTCAAGGTCAACACGGTCTTCATGAAGGACGGTTTGGCCGAGCGCGTTCTGAGCGAAGGCGCAAGCTCCCCTGCCGACATTCTGATGACGGTGGATGCCGGCAATCTCGTCGATCTCGTCGAGAAGGGCGTCACCCAGCCAGTCGAGTCCAAGGTTCTGACCGAGTCCATTCCTGCAGAACTGCGCGACGCGAAGGGCAACTGGTTCGCGCTGTCCATGCGCGCCCGCGTCCTTTATGCCGCCAAGGATCTCGACGTGACGGCCTTCAACTATGAAGATCTGGCCGATCCGAAGTGGAAGGGCAAGGTTTGCATTCGCTCCGGCCAGCATCCTTACAATACCGCTCTCTTTGCTGATTACATCGCGCACTACGGTCCAGAAAAGACCGAAGCCTGGCTGAAGGGCGTGAAGGACAATCTCGCCCGCAAGGCAGGCGGCGGCGACCGTGACGTGGCGAAGGACATCCTCGGCGGCATTTGCGATATCGGTCTTGCGAACTCCTACTATGTCGGTCTGATGCGCACCGGCAAGGGTGGCGAAGAGCAGGTGAAGTGGGGCGAGGCGATCAAGGTCGTTCTGCCCACGTTCAAAGATGGTGGCACTCAGGTGAACATTTCCGGTGCGGCGGTTGCCAAGAACGCGCCGAACAAGGCCGAAGCCGTGAAGCTTCTCGAATACCTCGTCTCCGACGAAGCGCAGAAGATCTATGCTGAAGCCAATTTCGAATATCCGGTGAAGCCGGGTGCAGCTCTGAACGATGTCGTCGCGTCCTTTGGCACGCTGAAGATCGATCCAAAGCCGCTGACGGAAATCGTCTCCTACCGCAAGCAGGCCAGCGAGCTGGCTGATAAGGTCGGCTTCGACAACTAA
- a CDS encoding MFS transporter, whose amino-acid sequence MNVMQLVKGTTKVLADPQADISARLERLPITREVFWARNIVGAATFFDGYTVIAIAYAMPVLVREWGLTPAQTGMILSMGYLGQLIGAILFGWLAEKVGRLKVLLFTILLFVSMDVACLFAAGAGMMMAFRFMQGIGTGGEVPVASAYINELIGSKGRGRFFLLYEVMFLLGLVGAGMIGYFMVPVYGWKAMFVVGLVPAILMIPLRWFLKESPRWLAANGRYDEADAIVSRMEESARASGKALPEPRVVATPVRRKSDWKELFQGIYLKRTLSIWAMWFCAYMVANGTITWLPTLYRQTFNLPLETSILYGFMTSAAGVVAAVICALLIDKVGRKRWYAGALLLAPVPLVILAWLGATSPLQVLILAGLAYAIVQTVTFSLYLYSAEIYPTRMRAIGTGTGSAWLRLGSSAGPMLVGFVMSSFGIQYVFATFAVILIIGAIVTMLFAVETKGKVLEELSP is encoded by the coding sequence ATGAACGTCATGCAGCTCGTGAAGGGCACTACAAAGGTCCTTGCAGATCCGCAGGCCGATATCAGCGCCAGGCTGGAGCGGCTTCCGATTACCAGAGAAGTCTTCTGGGCGCGCAACATCGTCGGGGCGGCAACGTTTTTCGACGGCTATACGGTGATTGCGATTGCCTATGCCATGCCCGTTCTCGTGCGCGAATGGGGGCTTACCCCGGCCCAGACAGGCATGATCCTGTCGATGGGATATCTCGGTCAGCTCATTGGCGCGATCCTGTTTGGCTGGCTTGCTGAAAAGGTCGGGCGCCTGAAGGTGCTGCTCTTCACCATCCTTCTTTTCGTCAGCATGGATGTGGCCTGCCTCTTCGCCGCCGGTGCCGGCATGATGATGGCCTTCCGCTTTATGCAGGGGATTGGAACCGGCGGCGAAGTGCCAGTTGCCAGCGCCTACATCAACGAGCTGATTGGCTCGAAAGGACGCGGCCGCTTCTTCCTGCTCTACGAAGTCATGTTCCTGCTCGGTCTCGTGGGCGCCGGTATGATCGGTTACTTCATGGTGCCGGTCTATGGCTGGAAAGCCATGTTCGTGGTCGGTCTGGTCCCCGCCATCCTGATGATCCCGCTGCGTTGGTTCCTGAAGGAATCGCCCCGCTGGCTTGCCGCCAATGGCCGTTATGACGAGGCCGACGCCATCGTCTCTCGCATGGAGGAAAGTGCGCGCGCATCCGGCAAAGCGCTTCCAGAGCCGCGTGTCGTGGCAACGCCTGTAAGACGCAAGTCTGACTGGAAAGAACTGTTTCAGGGCATCTATCTGAAGCGGACGCTCTCGATCTGGGCGATGTGGTTCTGCGCCTATATGGTGGCAAACGGAACGATCACCTGGTTGCCGACGCTCTATCGCCAGACCTTCAACCTGCCCCTCGAAACCAGCATTCTCTATGGCTTCATGACCTCTGCCGCAGGCGTCGTCGCGGCTGTCATTTGCGCGCTTCTGATTGATAAGGTCGGCCGCAAACGCTGGTATGCTGGCGCCTTGCTTCTTGCTCCGGTACCGCTTGTCATTCTCGCATGGCTTGGCGCGACCTCGCCATTGCAGGTACTGATCCTGGCGGGTCTCGCCTACGCCATCGTGCAGACGGTCACTTTCTCGCTCTACCTCTATTCGGCGGAAATCTACCCGACCCGTATGCGTGCAATCGGTACCGGCACGGGTAGTGCCTGGCTGCGTCTCGGCTCTTCCGCTGGCCCGATGCTTGTCGGCTTCGTCATGTCGTCCTTTGGTATCCAATATGTCTTCGCCACATTCGCCGTCATCCTGATCATTGGCGCCATCGTGACGATGCTGTTTGCGGTGGAGACCAAGGGCAAGGTTCTCGAGGAACTGTCGCCATAA